The genome window TCTTCTCGATGGGACCGGTGAGACATTATTTGACTGGAATACTGAGCGTATTCAGTCATTCAATGCCAACGACCTCTATACAGCGTTATGTACGCTCGGCGGGATCGAGAACCCAGTCGATCTGTCCGGCCAAGAACGTGAATCACCAGTAGAATCAGACTCTGATTCCGCTGACGACACATGGGGGGAAGGGGAACGAACAACTGAGGCGTTCCGTGACCGGGTTTCGTCAACGCTTGACCCGGCGAACGCCGAAAAAATATCCCAGCTGGTTGATGGTGCCGACGATATCGCCAATCTTGATCCTGGAGACGGCGACTATGCGAGTTTGATGCTGAAAGCAGACTCGGTCAACCCATCTGTCGGGGTCATCCAGATCGAGGAAGATGGAACGATTGGATTCCGGTGGAACTGGGTTGTCTCGAACGACAACAGTGAGGTTTCACCGACGTTCATCGATGATGCCGCCACAGTCTTCGAATCGGTTTCGGGCTATCATCACGAGTGGGACCCGGAAGACGGGGAGAACGGCGATTTCGAGAGCCCTGAGCTCAACGTACAAGATCTCGCACAGTCAGATATCGACGATCTCATCGAAAGCCTTCGCGAGTTCGTCAATCGGGCGAACGAACAATAGCATGACTGAGTTTCTCCCGATTGGCGGGCTCGGTCCACAGATCGACGAAACTGGCGGCACCGAAACCGAGCCCCCGTCGGAGCCGATCTCTCTCGGGGAACATGAGGAGACCGACCCTTTCCCCGTTTCGCAATCGGATGCCGAGTTTTTAGAGGGTATGGAGGAGCGTTTTGGGACTGCACCACTCGATGTTTCCTTCGGGAGCGACGGGAAGGTAACTCTCTCCAGTGGCTCGTACGTAGGCGTACTTACGCTGCCCAGCGGTGTTCGCGTCGAGGTCACCCCCAAACGGACCGTGACCCGGCTACTGTGGGCGCTTCGGTACGCGTTCGACACGCCGGTCGACACTCTCGATTTGGAGACGGACTTCACAAGTGCCTCGTCATTTTTTGATGCGATTGGAATCCTGTTTCGGGCTGAACTCCACTCGGTGCTCTCACAAGGTCTTCATCGGGATTACGTCTCCACGAGTAGCATCGAAAAACGAGTCAAAGGCCGAATCGACGTACAACGACAGCTTCAGCGCCCTTCTCCTGTTACGACCGACTTCGCCGTCGACTACGAGGAGTTTACCACGGACAATACACTGAACCAGGCGGTATTGGCGTCAATTCGGGTACTCATCACTCTCGTAAGTGATGACGACCTCAGGAGCCAGCTCAGATTACAGGAGCGACAGCTCAGGGAGTTCGTTAGCGTGGAACCGGTACAGCCAGCAACCGTTCGACGTATCGAACTCTCTCGATTGAATGACCACTATACGACATTACTCGAACTGGCGACGCTGGTGTTAGAGCGAGAATTTTTCGAGGATATCCGTGCCGGGACCCAGCGCTCGCTGGCGTTGTTTGTGAATATGAATACCGTCTTCGAGCGGATCGTCGAACGGGGGTTTCGTGCTATCGCACAAGAACAAGAGGGTCTTCGCGTTGACGGCCAGGCCTCGATCCCGAACCTCGTCGACGGTCCCCATTCGGTTTCAATGCGACCGGACGTCCTCGTCCGGACAACCGGTGGGGAACCGATACTCGTTGCCGACGCGAAGTGGAAAACCAACCACGAATCGCCGTCTTCTAGTGACGTGTATCAGCTAACCTCTTACATCCTCTCGCTTGAAGTTCCGGGCGTCCTAGTCTATCCCGGTGGAAGTGTGAAGATGCCTCCCTCAACAGTGGAGGGGTACTCGTTGCACTCCTTCGCAGTGTCGACTGACGCCGACACTGGTTCGTACGATGACTACGTGCAGGATCTCGAATCTAGTGTGAAGCGGTTATTTGATCAGGTTGTGGAGGACAGTTCCGAAACCTATCACTGATTACGAAGTTTTGATCTTCGGCCTGATTTCGCCCCGTGAGGATACGGTCGTCTGTGGGTTCTCACCGCGTATCAAATCAACTTTGGGAGTTCTGCCGCCACGACGTTGAAGCCTCTTTCTTGAATCCAAGAATCAGTGAGTCATTGATTGGTGTCCTCCTGTGCCAATTCCCGAATTTTTTCCTTCGTCTCTTCGCGGTGCTCGCCGAACGCCACCTCGAAAATCCCTCGGTAGAAGTGCTTGTTCTTCTCGAGCGTGATGTCCTCCCGCCTCAACTGTTTTTTCAGCCGCGTAAATGTGACCTCGATATCCTCGCTCTGTTCCGGTTCAACGTATATGGTGGCGGAGTCCCAGTCCTCCCGGATATTCAATGGTTCATCATCCGTTTCTGTTGCCTCCTCAGTGGGAGACTTAGTATCCGCCGAGCCAGCACCTTTCT of Natranaeroarchaeum aerophilus contains these proteins:
- a CDS encoding McrC family protein produces the protein MTEFLPIGGLGPQIDETGGTETEPPSEPISLGEHEETDPFPVSQSDAEFLEGMEERFGTAPLDVSFGSDGKVTLSSGSYVGVLTLPSGVRVEVTPKRTVTRLLWALRYAFDTPVDTLDLETDFTSASSFFDAIGILFRAELHSVLSQGLHRDYVSTSSIEKRVKGRIDVQRQLQRPSPVTTDFAVDYEEFTTDNTLNQAVLASIRVLITLVSDDDLRSQLRLQERQLREFVSVEPVQPATVRRIELSRLNDHYTTLLELATLVLEREFFEDIRAGTQRSLALFVNMNTVFERIVERGFRAIAQEQEGLRVDGQASIPNLVDGPHSVSMRPDVLVRTTGGEPILVADAKWKTNHESPSSSDVYQLTSYILSLEVPGVLVYPGGSVKMPPSTVEGYSLHSFAVSTDADTGSYDDYVQDLESSVKRLFDQVVEDSSETYH